Proteins co-encoded in one Kribbella solani genomic window:
- a CDS encoding flavin reductase family protein: MTIHGDHPFLPPENERSPVRRFRGRLPSPVGLWTTAHEGERAGLTVSSMLVADGEPGYVLGLIDPDSDLWETLRKARTAVVALLGEPHRQLADAFGYVAPAPGGPFRLIDWTDTDWGPAPAGAITWAGCTLVDPDPPEVGWAVQVQLEIVHVELAADDVPALVHRRGRYVTI, translated from the coding sequence ATGACCATCCACGGTGATCACCCCTTTTTGCCGCCGGAGAACGAGCGGAGTCCGGTGCGGCGGTTCCGGGGGCGGCTGCCGTCGCCGGTCGGGCTGTGGACAACCGCGCACGAGGGTGAGCGGGCCGGGTTGACGGTGTCGTCGATGCTGGTCGCGGACGGTGAGCCGGGGTACGTGCTCGGGCTGATCGACCCGGACTCGGACCTGTGGGAAACGTTGCGGAAGGCAAGGACCGCGGTGGTCGCGCTGCTCGGCGAGCCGCACCGGCAGCTGGCCGACGCCTTCGGGTACGTCGCGCCGGCGCCGGGCGGCCCGTTCCGGCTGATCGACTGGACCGATACGGACTGGGGCCCGGCGCCGGCCGGCGCGATCACCTGGGCCGGCTGCACGCTGGTGGACCCGGACCCGCCCGAGGTCGGCTGGGCGGTGCAGGTCCAGCTGGAGATCGTCCACGTCGAGCTGGCCGCGGACGACGTACCCGCGCTGGTGCACCGGCGGGGACGCTACGTGACGATCTGA